From a region of the Daphnia pulicaria isolate SC F1-1A chromosome 1, SC_F0-13Bv2, whole genome shotgun sequence genome:
- the LOC124327663 gene encoding RNA-binding protein Musashi homolog 2-like, which yields MDSNSNSSAGRGMKTDVGMSGLALDQSSSSGRSTPTDLPHNKLFVGGLSWQTSTDKLGEYFGQYGTIIDVQVLKDPLTQRSRGFGFITFAEASSVDRVLAVPAHTLNGRKIDPKHATPKNNGKVTSSSKTRKVFVGGVSQDTSADEVEDYFNQFGHVEEAVMLMDQQTKRHRGFGFVTFESENVVDRICEIHYHMIKDKKVECKKAQPKEAILASNTSALLAAKHSVLLNGFGVAGLALEVAHVQQSSVIQVAALHFLATQAAQVQAAVVAHQQQAALAQSAVASAGYGKLVSSYPPLSSYRYSPYSLPGAAQGNVQAAAAAAAMAAASSGHHHHYHAMSTASTATQQAAAYQGYNLANVDMSSFQGVDWNQIYGMGM from the exons ATGGATAGCAATAGCAACAGTTCTGCCGGCCGCGGAATGAAAACAGATGTCGGAATGAGCGGACTGGCCTTGGATCAGAGCAGCTCTTCCGGTCGCTCAACTCCAACCGACCTGCCGCACAACAAGCTCTTCGTGGGTGGTCTCAGCTGGCAAACGTCGACCGACAAGCTGGGCGAGTACTTTGGCCAGTACGGTACCATTATCGACGTTCAGGTGCTCAAGGATCCTCTCACTCAG AGAAGTCGAGGCTTTGGCTTCATCACCTTTGCCGAAGCAAGCAGCGTGGATCGTGTGCTGGCCGTCCCTGCGCACACTCTCAATGGCAGGAAGATCGACCCAAAACACGCGACGCCCAAGAACAATGGCAAAGTGACGTCTTCATCCAAGACGAGGAAGGTCTTCGTCGGTGGTGTCAGTCAGGACACGTCAGCCGACGAAGTCGAGGactatttcaatcaatttggACACGTCGAGGAGGCCGTTATGCTGATGGACCAGCAGACGAAACGTCACCGCGGATTCGGATTCGTCACATTCGAGAGCGAGAACGTCGTTGATCGCATCTGCGAGATTCACTACCACATGATCAAGGACAAGAAGGTGGAATGCAAGAAAGCCCAGCCCAAGGAGGCCATTCTGGCTTCGAACACATCGGCCCTCCTGGCTGCTAAACATAGCGTTCTTCTCAATGGTTTCGGCGTCGCTGGATTGGCTTTGGAAGTGGCTCACGTTCAACAATCGTCTGTCATACAGGTAGCCGCTCTGCATTTTTTGGCCACTCAAGCGGCTCAAGTCCAAGCTGCCGTTGTAGCCCATCAACAGCAGGCCGCTTTGGCTCAGTCGGCCGTTGCTTCCGCTGGCTACGGAAAACTTGTGTCCAGTTATCCACCATTATCCAGCTACCGCTACAGTCCTTATTCTCTACCCGGCGCTGCCCAGGGAAACGTCCAGGCTGCAGCTGCAGCCGCCGCCATGGCTGCCGCTTCTTCCGGTCACCACCATCATTACCACGCCATGTCAACCGCTTCTACAGCCACACAACAGGCGGCCGCCTACCAAGGATACAACTTGGCCAACGTGGACATGTCCAGTTTTCAGGGAGTCGACTGGAACCAAATCTACGGAATGGGAATGTAG
- the LOC124340637 gene encoding ADP-ribosylation factor-like protein 8B-A codes for MFALVNRILDWFKSLFWKEEMELTLVGLQYSGKTTFVNVIASGQFSEDMIPTVGFNMRKITKGNVTIKLWDIGGQPRFRSMWERYCRGVNAIVYMVDAADHDKIEASRNELHHLLDKPQLAGIPVLVLGNKRDLPNALDENGLIERMNLSAIQDREICCYSISCKEKGNIDITLQWLITHSKSGGTR; via the exons atgtttgcctTGGTTAATCGAATTCTGGACTGGTTCAAAAGCTTATTTTGGAAAGAGGAAATGGAACTAACATTAGTAGGATTACAATATTCTGGCAAAACGACATTCGTCAACGTTATCGCG tCTGGACAATTCAGTGAAGATATGATACCTACTGTTGGGTTCAACATGAGGAAGATAACCAAAGGAAATGTCACTATCAAATTATGGGATATTGGAGGTCAACCCCGATTCAGATCAATGTGGGAAAGATACTGCAGAGGTGTCAATGCTATTGT ATATATGGTTGATGCAGCTGATCACGACAAAATTGAAGCTTCCCGAAATGAGCTTCACCATTTACTGGATAAACCACAACTAGCAGGTATTCCTGTGTTGGTTTTGGGTAACAAGAGAGACCTACCAAATGCATTGGATGAAAATGGACTGATCGAGAGGAT GAATTTGTCAGCCATCCAGGACAGAGAAATTTGCTGCTATTCAATTTCATGCAAGGAAAAGGGCAACATTGACATCACTCTACAATGGCTGATTACACATTCCAAGTCGGGTGGCACCCGTTAA